The following is a genomic window from Dermatophilaceae bacterium Soc4.6.
CCACGGTGCGGCGCAGCGGGTTGTTGACGTGCAGACCGTGCAGGCTGATGACCAGGGCGGGCCGGACGAAGAAGACCCAGCCGCCGCTGCCGACGAGGGCCATCGCGGCGATGAAGACCGCCGATGGCTCGCCCCCCACGAGCGACCACAGCGCGAGGCCGTAGCCGCACACCATCGCGACCACGCCGAGCACGATCGAACCGCGCTGACGCAGCGTGCGCAGTGCGTGCGTCGAGGCGGTGTTGCTGGCCATTCGGGTCGCTCCAGGAGGGTCTGTGCTCTGTGGTTCTCGGCGGCGCGCAGCCGCTTCTCGACGGAGGCGTCGGTCCGGCCATCGTCTCACGCGCCATAGACTCACCCGGTGACCACCACCGTCAAGGGCAACGTCGAGGACGACGCCCCGGCTCCCGCCCGGGGTGACGCCACCGCCACTGCGCGCGAGGTGCTCGGTGTCTCGAGGCTCACCGGGGCCGCGCTCACCAGCTGGCTCCACGGCCTGCCCGGGGTCGACCAGGTCGGGTGCGAGGCCCGCGCGGCTGGTCTCGGCACCCGCTCGCTGAAGACCACCGCCAAGGCCTGGGCCATCGACACCGCCATCTCGATGATCGACCTGACCACCCTCGAGGGCAACGACACCCACGGCAAGGTGCGCTCGCTGTGTGCCAAGGCCCTCGTGCCCGATCCGGGCGACCGCGCCACCCCGCACCCTGCCGCCGTCTGCGTCTACGGCGACATGGTCGCCACCGCGCGAGCGGCCCTGGGAGACAGCGGCATACACGTCGCCGCCGTCGCGACCGCCTTCCCCTCGGGCCGGGCCAGCATGCCGGTCAAGCTCGCCGACACCCGCGACGCCGTGCGCGCGGGAGCCGACGAGATCGACATGGTGATCGACCGTGGGGCGTTCCTCTCGGGGCGTTACCTCGAGGTCTTCCACGAGATCGTCGCCGTCAAGGCGGCCTGCGTGCGCGACGACGGCACGTCGGCCCACCTCAAGGTGATCCTCGAGACCGGCGAGCTCGTGACCTACGACAACGTGCGACGGGCCTCCTACCTGGCCATGCTCGCGGGTGGCGACTTCATCAAGACGTCGACGGGCAAGATCGCCCCGGCCGCCACCCTGCCGGTCGTGCTGGTGATGCTCGAGGCCGTGCGCGACTGGCGCGACCTCACCGGCACGCAGGTCGGCGTCAAGCCGGCCGGCGGCATCCGCACCACGAAGGACGCGATGAAGCACCTCGTCCTGGTCAGCGAGATCGCCGGCGACGACTGGCTCGATCCCGCCTGGTTCCGCTTCGGCGCCTCCGGCCTGCTCACCGACCTGCTCCGGCAGCGACAGAAGCTCACCACCGGGGTCTACGCCGGCACCGACGACGTGTCGACCGACTGACCGACGCTAGGACGCAAGGGACACCATGGGCAAGCTCGAGTACGCACCGGCACCGGAGTCGCGTGCCGTCGTCGACCTGCAGGCCTCCTACGGGCTCTTCATCGGCGGCGTCTTCGTCGAGGGCCAGGGCGGCGGCAGCTTCAGCACCGTCAACCCCGCCACCGAGGAGGTGCTGGCCGAGGTCACCGACGCCGGCGCCGCCGACGTCGACCGGGCCGTGCGCGCCGCGCGGGCGGCCTACCGCGGGGTGTGGGGCCGGATGTCGGGCGCCGACCGCGGCAAGTACCTCTTCCGCATCGCCCGCCTGATCCAGGAGCGGTCCCGCGAGCTCGCGGTGCTCGAGACCCTCGACAACGGCAAGCCCATCAAGGAGTCACGCGACGTCGACGTGCCCCTGGCCGCCGCGCACTTCTTCTACCACGCGGGGTGGGCCGACAAGCTGGGCTACGCAGGGCTGGGCCCGGACCCCCGCCCGGTCGGTGTCGTCGGGCAGGTCATCCCGTGGAACTTCCCGCTGCTGATGCTCGCGTGGAAGATCGCACCTGCGCTCGCGTGCGGCAACACCGTCGTCCTCAAGCCGGCCGAGACCACCCCGCTGACCGCCCTGCTCTTCGCCGAGATCTGCCAGCAGGCCGACCTGCCAGCGGGAGTCGTCAACATCGTCACCGGCGCGGGGACCACGGGCCAGGCCCTCGTCGAGCACCCCGGCGTCGACAAGGTCGCCTTCACCGGCTCGACCGCGGTGGGCCGACAGATCGCCCGCTCGATCGCCGGCACCCGCAAGCGGGCCACCCTCGAGCTCGGTGGCAAGGCCGCCAACATCGTCTACGACGACGCCCCGATCGACGAGGCCGTCGAGGGCATCGTCACCGGCATCTTCTTCAACCAGGGTCACGTCTGCTGCGCCGGGTCGCGGCTGCTGGTGCAGGAGTCGGTCGCGGACGAGGTCGTCCGCCGTCTCAAGCGGCGGCTGCAGACCCTGCGCGTCGGCGACCCGCTCGACAAGAACACCGACCTCGGCGCGATCAACTCCGCCGCCCAGCTGGCGCGCATCCGCGAGCTCTCCGACATCGGCGAGCGCGAGGGGGCCGAGCGCTGGAGCCCCGAGTGCGAGCTACCCGAGCGCGGGTTCTGGTTCCCCCCCACAGTGTTCACCGGTGTCGCCCAGGCGCACACCATCGCCCAGCAGGAGGTCTTCGGGCCCGTGCTGTCGGTGCTCACCTTCCGCACCCCGCAGGAGGCGGTGGCCAAGGCCAACAACACCCCCTACGGACTGTCGGCGGGGGTGTGGAGCGAGAAGGGGTCACGCATCCTCTGGACCGCCGACCAGCTGCGCGCCGGTGTCGTCTGGGCCAACACCTTCAACCGCTTCGACCCGACGTCACCCTTCGGCGGCTACAAGGAGTCGGGCTACGGCCGCGAGGGCGGCCGTCACGGGCTCGAGGGCTACGTCACGACCGGAGACCAGGCATGAGTGTCACCCCCACCAAGACCGTTGCACGACAGGCAGACTCGCGCCTCGACGTACGCAAGACCTACAAGCTCTACATCGGTGGGGCCTTCCCGAGGAGCGAGTCGGGCCGCTCGTATGCCGTCCACTCGGCGCCCGCAGGCCGCCGCGCCCCCCACTTCCTCGCCCACGCCGCGCAGGGCTCGCGCAAGGACGTCCGCGACGCGGTCGTCGCCGCCCGGGGCGCCTTCGCCGGCTGGGCCGGCGCCTCGGCCTACAACCGCGGGCAGGTGCTCTACCGCGTCGCCGAGGTGATGGAGGGGCGGGCCGACCAGCTCGCCGTCGAGGTCGCCGCCGCCGAGGGCCTCACCCCGGCGCGGGCCCGCGCCGTCGTCTCCGCCGCCGTCGACCGCTGGGTCTGGTATGCCGGGTGGACCGACAAGCTGGCCCAGGTGCTCGGTGGCCTCAACCCCGTGGCGGGTCCCTACTTCGACATCAGCGCTCCCGAGCCCACCGGGGTCGTGGGCGTCCTCGCGCCGCAGGGCTCCTCGCTCCTCGGGCTTGTCAGCGTCGTGGCGCCGGCCATCTGCTCGGGCAACACCGTCGTCGTCGCCACCAGCGAGGAGCGTCCGCTCCCTGCGGTCACCCTCGCGGAGTGCCTCGCCACCAGCGACGTGCCCGGCGGCGTGGTCAACCTCGTCACCGGCCGCACCGCCGAGCTGGCCCCCACCCTGGCCTCGCACCGTGACGTCAACGCGATCGACCTGGCCGGGGCAGCCGACGCGGCCGGGGTGACGTGGGGCGACCTCGAGGCCGCAGCCGCCGACAACCTCAAGCGCGTACTGCGCCCGGCCGGCACCGGAGCGGCCGCGCTCGAGCCCGACTGGGCCGACGACCCGGGGCTGTCACGGGTGCGCGCCTTCCTCGAGACGAAGACCGTCTGGCACCCCAAGGGCCGGTGACGGTGACCGCGCGGGTCGTCGTGCTCGCCGGCCCCTCCGGCGCGGGCAAGTCCCGTCTCGCCGCACGCCTGCTCGAGGCCCACGGGTGGCCGATCGTGCGGCTGGACGACTTCTACCGCGACGGCGACGACCCGGCCCTGCCCGTCGTCGACCTCGGCGGCGGCGCCCGGCTCGTCGACTGGGACGACCCCGCCTCCTGGGACGGCGAGGCCGCCGTCCGCGCGCTGCAGCAGCTGGTCGAGACGGGTGAGGCGGCGGTGCCGTCCTACGACATCGCCACCTCCCGCCGGGTCGGTGGCGGCACGGTGCGACTGCCGCCGGGCGCCCTCGTCGTCGCGGAGGGCATCTTCGCCGCCGAGGCGATCGCGCCGCTGCGGGAGGCGGGGCTGCTGCACACGGCATGGTGCGTGCGTCGGGGGCGATGGGTGACCTTCGTGCTGCGGCTGGTCCGTGACCTCTCAGAGCGGCGCAAGGCCCCCCACGTGCTCGTGCGTCGGGGCCTCGCCCTGTGTCGGGCCGAGCCCGCGGTCGTGGCCCGCATGGAGTCGCTCGGCGCCGTCTGCGCCACCCCGCACGAGACGCAGGCGGCCCTCCTGCCCGCCGCGTCGGGCGCCCGTGCCTGACGCTGCGGGCCTCCGACCGGCCGGTGTCGGTGGGCGCTGATACCTTGACGGCGTGGCGGGGGCAGCGCGTCAGGCGGTGGCCAGCCCGATGACAGGGGGGACGGTGTCGCGACGACCTCGGGGGTGCCGCTCGTGAGCGGGTTCGGTCCCCCGCCGGGTCCGCCGACCGACACGGGTCCGTCGCGGCCGCCCAGCTACCTGCCTCCCGGTGGCCTGAGCTCACGCCACCCCGGCGCGCAGCGTCCGCTCCTCACCAACGCTCACAAGCCCGGCATCATCCCGCTGCGGCCGCTGTCGGTCGCCGACCTGCTCGACGGCGCCGCCAAGCACGTGCGCCGCAGCCCCGGCCCGATCCTCGGCGCCACCCTCGTCACGGTCGCCCTCGCGTGCGCCCCTGCGGTGATCGTCGCCGGCCTGGTCTCCAGCGGCTCGTGGTATTCCGGGGCGGGCCTGGGCAGCGTCGCGTCCGCCCCCGAGGCCGCCGGCCTCCTGCTCTTCCTCGGAGTGTCGTATGCCGTGCTCGTCCTCTGCGGCGCCCTGGCGGTCCCCGTGTCCCGGGCCGTGATGGGGCAGCCCACCACGACCCGCGAGACGTGGACGGAGGTGCGGCCCCGCCTGTGGCGGCTGCTCGTGCTCGACGCGATGCTGCTCGTGGTCGCCGTCCTGCCCGGGCTCGGCGCCGTCGTCGCCCTCACGCTGGTGGCCGACGCACCAGGTGGTGTGGTCGTGGCCAGCGGGGTGCTCGCCCTCGTGGCCACGCTGGGCTGGGTCGCGCTCGTCGTCTGGCGCACGGGTCTCGCCGGTCCGGTGCTGGTGCTCGAGCGACGGGGCGTGCGGGCTGCGCTGCGCCGCAGCTGGAGCCTCTCGCGCCGGGGCTTCTGGCGCATCGCCGGGTCCATGACGGTGGTCAGCGCCATCGCCGGGCTCGTCTTCGGCGTGCTGGGCCTCGTGCTCGGCCTGGTCACCGTGGCCGTCGTGGCCGTCGTGGGCTACGACAACACCGCCTTCGACGTCGCCCTCCTGCTCGGCACCAACCTCACGACGCTGGTGGCGTCGGCAGTGGTCACGCCGTTCGTCGGCAGCGCCGTCGCCCTGCTCTACGTCGACGCCCGGATGCGTCGTGAGGGCTTCGACGTCACCCTGCAGCGCGCCGCCTCGGGCGCGCCGGGGCTGCGCCCGTGAGCGGCCTCCACCCCCGAGGTCTGGGCGCCTGCCTCGCCGCCCGCGTCAGCACCGCCGGCCACGTCGCGCAGGTCAGGGCCGTCGGGGCGCTGGGGTCTGTGGGCGTGCTGGGGTCTGTGGGGGTGCTCGGCCTCCTACCGCTGCGCCCCACCGGCCTCGACCCCGACCCCGGCCAGGCGCGCCGCTGGGTCGAGCAGGAGCTGGCCAAGGACGAGTACCGCGACCGACGCTCGCTGCTCCAGCAGCTGGTCGACTGGCTGCGCCGGCGACTCACCGACCTGCAGAACCCGCAGGGCGGCGGCACCCTCAGCTTTCCACCCTTCGTCATCGCCGGCCTCGCCGTGCTCGTCGTGGCCGGGCTCGTCGTCCTCGCCACGAGGGTCCGGCGCGAGCGACGCGTCGGGTCGGCCTCGACCGCCGTGCTCGGCGACTCGACCCTCACGGCTGCCCAGCTGCGCGCCCGCGTCGCCCAGGCGCTGCGCGACGGGCGCCACGACGACGCCGTCCTCGACACCGTGCGCGCCATCGCCCGTGAGGCCGACGCGCGCACCCTGCTCACCGATGCTCCGGCCCTGACCGCCCACGAGATCGGTCAGCAGCTGCGGGCGGTCTTCCCCGGCCACGCCGATGCCGTCACGCGGGCGACCAACCGCTTCGACGCCGTCGCCTACGGGCACCTGTCCGCCACTCGGGCAGACGCCGACGACGTGGTCGCCACCGACGAGGCGCTGCGGCGGGCGCGGCCGGTGCTCCCCGACCGGCCCCGGGCGGCCGGGCCGGACCCCACCCTGCCCGGTGACCGCTCCGTCCCCGGCGCGCCCTCCTCACCGCTCGCCCCGGGTGAGCTCGTCGGTGCCGGGACCGGATCCGGGGCGGCTGCCGGTCGTCCCGCGCCGGGGCGGCCCTCCTCCGACGACGGTCCCGGCTCGGTCTGGACGACCGGGGGTGGCGCGTGAGCGCGCTCTTCCGCACCCCGCCGGGGGTGTCGGCACCCGCCGCCGAGGGTGTCGGCGGTGGCGCTCCCTCCGACCTGTCGCCCGCCGCACCGCCCGCCCCCAGGGCCTCGACCCGCCGGCGGCTGCTGGTGTGGAGCGGTGTGGCGCTGCTCGTCGTGCTCGTCGGCGTGCTGATGACCTCGCGGGCCGAGACGGCGCCCACGACGGTGCCGCTCGACCCGCGCAACCCGACCGTGAACGGTGCCCAGGCGCTGGCGCGGGTCCTGGTCGAGCAGGGCGTGCGGGTCGACGTCGCCCGCGGCCAGCAAGAGCTCGAGTCCGCCGGCATCGACCAGGACACGACCGTGCTGCTCACCCGCACCGACGACCTCGCGCGCGAGACCGTCGAGATCCTGGCCGGTGCCAGCATCGACGCCGAGCGCGTGGTGCTGGTCGCACCCGAGCCCTTCGTGCTGCGCTACCTGGACCCCGCCATCGGCTCGACGACGACGCTGCACCAGGCCGGTGACCTGCCCACGGGCTGCGACGGGGGCGACGTGCGCCGAGACGAGCAGCTGGCCCACTCCGAGGCCGGCTACCGCTACCGGCCGGCCGCTGGCGACGCCGTCCACGTGTCGGCGAGCGGCTGCTGGACCGACCCCGAGGGCTACTCCACCTACCTCTCGGTGCCCGCGACCGAAGAGCACGCACCGCTCGTGCTGCTCGGCTCACGGACCGCGATCAGCAACGACGAGATCGACCAGGCCGACGCCGCCGCCGTGGTGCTGCGCACGCTCGGTCATTCGGCCCGGGTGGTCTGGTACGTCCCGTCGACCAGCGACATCCCGACCACCGACCGCTCGCGCACCGGTCAGCTGCTGCCGCCGTGGCTCGGGCCCGCCCTCGCCCTCGTCGCGGTCTCGGTGCTCGGTCTCATGCTCTGGCGCGGCCGACGTCTCGGTCGCCTCGTGCGCGAGCCGCTGCCGGTGGTCGTGCAGGCCATCGAGACCACGCAGAGCCGCGGCCGTCTCTACCGCAAGGCGCGCGACAGCGGTCGCGCGGGTCAGGTGCTGCAGGAAGCCACCCGGCGTCGGCTCGCCGGCTACCTCGGCCTACCCCCCGGGGCCCAGGTCGGCGTGCTCGTGCGGGCCACCGCCGTCGCCACCGGCCGGCCGGAGCCCGAGGTGGGCTACCTGCTGGCCGGACCCCCACCCGTCACCGACGACGAGCTGGTCGGCCTGGCCGGGCAGCTCGCCACCCTCGAGAAGGAAGTACGCCGCACATGAGCGACCAGCAGCCCTACGGCCAGGTGCCGCAGCCGTATGACGCCCCGGCCCCGACGTCTCAGACGGCTCCTGCCGGGGGCCCCGAACCCCGCGGCGACCAGGCCCGCGAGGCCCTGCTGGCCGTGCGCCGCGAGGTCGGCAAGGCCGTCGTCGGGCAGGACGCCGCCATCTCGGGCATCATCATCTGCCTGCTCACCCGCGGCCACATCCTGCTCGAGGGCGTGCCCGGGGTGGCCAAGACGCTGCTGGTGCGCACCCTGGCCACGGCGCTGGCGATCGACACCAAGCGGGTGCAGTTCACCCCCGACCTGATGCCCGGCGACATCACGGGGTCGCTGATCTTCGACAGCAAGACGAGCGACTTCGTCTTCCGTGAGGGGCCGGTCTTCACCAACCTGCTACTGGCCGACGAGATCAACCGCACGCCCCCCAAGACGCAGGCGTCGCTGCTCGAGGCGATGGAGGAGCGGCAGGTCTCGGTCGAGGGATCCGCCCGTCTGCTGCCGTCGCCCTTCATGGTCGCCGCCACCCAGAACCCCGTGGAGTACGAGGGCACCTACACCCTGCCCGAGGCCCAGCTCGACCGCTTCATGCTCAAGGTGGTGCTGCAGGTGCCCGGCCGTGACGACGAGATCGAGGTCGTGCAGCGCCACGCCCGCGGCTTCGACCCGCGTGACCTCGGTGCAGCCGGCATCCAGCGGGTCGCCGGGCCCGACGACCTCGCGGCCGGCGTCGAGGCGGTGCGTCGGGTGCAGGTCGCTCCCGAGGTCGCCGCCTACATCGTCGACATCGCCCGGGCCACCCGGCAGGCCCCGTCGCTCTCGCTGGGGGTCTCACCCCGCGGCGCCACCGCCCTGCTCGCGACCTCGCGGGCCTGGGCCTGGATGAACGGCCGGTCCTACGTCACCCCCGACGACGTCAAGGCCCTCGCCCAGGCCACCCTGGCCCACCGGCTCTCCCTGCGGGCCGAGGCCGAGCTCGAGGGGGTCAGCGTCGCATCGGTGCTCACCAGCGCCATCGGCTCGGTCCCCGTCCCCCGATGACCCGTCCCGCGATGAGCCGCCACCGTCCGGAGGTCCGCCCGTGGCGGTGAGCTGGCGCTTCCCCGTGCTGCTGCTGCTCGGCGTCGTCGCGGTCGTCGTGCAGCCCACCCGGCAGGTCGTGCTGGCCTGGGTCGCCCTCACGCTGGTGCTCACCGTCGTCGACATCGTGCTCGCCGTCAGCCCGCGCCGGCTCGGCATCGTGCGCGAGGCCGCCACCCAGGTGCGGCTCGGCGACAGCGGCACCTCGAGCCTGCTGCTGACCAACCCCGGGCGACGGCGGTTGAGGGCGGTCGTGCGCGACGCGTGGCAGCCGTCGGCCGGGGTCGTGGTCGACCGGCACCGGGTCTCGCTCGCCGGCGGCGAGCGCCGTCGCCTCACCACGACGCTCACCCCGACCCGGCGCGGCGACCGGCTGGCCGACCGGGTGACGATCCGCAGCTTCGGCCCGCTGCGCCTCGGTGCCCGTCAGCGGTCGCTCGACGTCAGTGGCTCCATCCGGGCGCTGCCTCCCTTCGGCTCCCGCAAGCACCTGCCCTCGCGGTTGGCCGCGCTGCGCCAGCTCGACGGGCGCTCGGCCGTGCGCATCCGTGGCCAGGGGACGGAGTTCGACTCGTTGCGCGACTACGTCGAGGGCGATGACGTGCGCTCCATCGACTGGCGGGCCACCGCCCGGCGGCAGCAGACCGTCGTGCGCACCTGGCAGCCCGAGCGCGACCGGCGCGTGATCCTGGTGCTCGACACGTCACGCACCTCGGCCGGCCGCGTCCACGACATGCCCCGGCTCGACAGCGCCATGGACGCCGCGCTGCTGCTCGCGGCCCTCGCGTCCCGCGCCGGCGACCGCGTCGACCTCATCGCCGGCGACCGCTGGGTGCGCGCCCGGGTGGGGTCGACCAACCGCACGTCGCTGCTGGCCGAGATGGTGCAGGCGATGTCGCCGCTCGAGCCGGCGCTGCTCGAGGCGTCGTGGCCCACCCTGGCCGCTGCGGTCGCCGACACCAGCCGCCGTCGGGCCCTCGTCGTGCTGCTCACCGCGCTCGAGCCGTCGGCCGTCGAGGAGACGCTGCTGCCGACGCTGGCCTCCCTGACGACCCACCACCGCGTCGTCGTCGCGTCCGTCGGCGACCCGGAGCTCACCGCGATGGCGGCCCGCCGCGGCACCCACGCCGAGGCCTACGACGCCGCCGCCGCCGAGCGGACCCTCGCCCTGCGTCAGCGCACCGCCGCCACCTTGGGCCGCCTCGGCGTCACCGTCATCGACGCCGACCCCGAGCACCTGCCCCCCCGCCTAGCCGACCACTACCTGCTCCTGAAGAGCCAAGGCCTCCTGTAGCCGGAGACCGTGCCCCCCCGTGCCGTTCCGAACGAGGGAAACCCGCCCTACTGACGCCCCCGAGGTGCCGAAACGGCGGGTTTCCCTCGTTCGGAACGCGAGAGCGGGGGGTCAGACGACCGGGACGCTCGCGCCGCGGTCGGCCGCAGCCACGTCACCGGTCTCACCCCGGCGCACCGCCCAGCGGCCCAGCGTGAAGACGTAGGTGAAGAAGGCGGTCTCGGCGACCGCCCCGATGCCGATCCGGGCCCACGTCGGCAGTGGTGAGGGTGTCACGAAGGCCTCGATGATGCCCGTCACGAAGAGCACGAGCGCCAGACCCAGCGCCACGGACATCGCCGCCCGCCCCTCCTGCGCGATGGCCTCCCCCCGCGTGCGAGCGCCGGGCTCGACCCAGCCCCAGAAGATCTTCAGCCCCACCCCGGCGGCGACGAAGACGGAGGTCAGCTCGAGCATCCCGTGCGGCAGGATCAGCCCGAAGAAGAGGTCGGCCCGCCCGCGGCTCCACATCAGCCCCCCGATGACCGCGACGTTGAGCAGGTTGGTGAACAACAGGTAGATCACCGGCACGCCGAAGACGCCGAAGGCGATGCAGAGGGCGGCGACCCAGGCGTTGTTGGTCCAGATCTTCAGCGCGAAGGAGCCCGCGGCATACTCGGAGTAGTAGCTGGCGAAGTCGCTGTTGACGAGCTGGTCGGCCTCCTGCGGCGAGATCAGCGACTGCTCGAGCTGGGGGTGGGCGACGAACCACCACCCCATGACGAAGGCCAGCACCACGTTGACCGCGAGCGTCGTGACCCACCAGCGCCGCGTGCGGTAGAGCGCCGCCGGGAAGGTGGTGGTGACGAACCGCACGACCTCGCCCCAGGTGAAGGTGCGCGTGCCGGCCGAGCGCAGCCGTGACTTCGCGAGCAGCGACGACAGGTGGCCCACGAGGGTCGGCTCGGGTGAGCGGGTGCGGATCTCCGACAGGTGGGTCGCCACCCGCTGGTAGAGGTCGAGCAGCTCGTCGGCCTCGGTCCCCGACAGCTTGCCGCGCTGCGAGGTGAGCTGGTCGAGACGCGCCCACTCGTGCTGGTGCGCGACGACATAGGCGTCGAGGTCCACGACCACACTGTATGCCGCCACCCCCCCGTGGGGGTGGTGCACGTTATCCTCGGGAGGGTCTCGCGGCCGCTGCGTCGCGACCGGCGAGGGGGTGTCATGAGCACGAACAACCAGACGAGCCTGACCGTCGGCGTGGGCGAGGACGACCTCGTGACCGGCGAGGCCGTCGCGATCGACCTGCCCCCGGCCTCCATCGGGCCGCGGATCCTCGCGGGCATCATCGACTACGTCATCGTCCTCGGCCTGACGTTCGGCGTCTTCACCCTCGTCGGCGCGCTCACCGCTCAGATCGACGACGCCCTCACGTCGGCGGTCGTCCTTGTCTCGACGGTGCTGGTGCTCGTGGCCCTGCCGATCGGCTTCGAGGCCGTCACCCGCGGGCGGACGCCGGGCAAGATGGCCGTGGGTCTGCGGGCAGTGCGCGACGACGGCGGGCCGATCTCCTTCCGTCACGCGGTGGCCCGCGGGCTGCTGCGCTATCTCGAGGTCTATCTCTTCTACGGGGTCCCGGCGGTCATCTGCTGCGTGATCAGCAAGCGGGGCAAGCGGATCGGTGACCTCGTCGCCGGGACCTACGTCGTCCGCGACCGGGTGAGCGCCCAGCTCGCCCCGCCGGTGCCGATGCCCCCGCAGCTGGCGCACTGGGCGTGGAACGCCGACATCGGCGCGCTGCCCGATCCGCTGGCGATGTCCATCCGCACGTTCCTGCCCGCCGCGTCCTCGATGACGCCGCAGGCCCGGGAGGCCATGGGGTCGTCGCTGCTCGACGAGGTCGCTCTCTACGTGTCCCCGCCACCCCCACCCGGCAACCACCAGGAGTACGTCCTGGCCGCCGTGGTCGCCGACCGCCGCCGTCGTGACCTCGACCGGCTCCAGCGCGACGACCTCTTGCGGCGCCGGCTGCTCGTGCCCGACCCGCTGTCGCCCACCCCCTGGCGCTGAGGGGCTTGAGGTAGTC
Proteins encoded in this region:
- the deoC gene encoding deoxyribose-phosphate aldolase, which gives rise to MLGVSRLTGAALTSWLHGLPGVDQVGCEARAAGLGTRSLKTTAKAWAIDTAISMIDLTTLEGNDTHGKVRSLCAKALVPDPGDRATPHPAAVCVYGDMVATARAALGDSGIHVAAVATAFPSGRASMPVKLADTRDAVRAGADEIDMVIDRGAFLSGRYLEVFHEIVAVKAACVRDDGTSAHLKVILETGELVTYDNVRRASYLAMLAGGDFIKTSTGKIAPAATLPVVLVMLEAVRDWRDLTGTQVGVKPAGGIRTTKDAMKHLVLVSEIAGDDWLDPAWFRFGASGLLTDLLRQRQKLTTGVYAGTDDVSTD
- a CDS encoding aldehyde dehydrogenase family protein codes for the protein MGKLEYAPAPESRAVVDLQASYGLFIGGVFVEGQGGGSFSTVNPATEEVLAEVTDAGAADVDRAVRAARAAYRGVWGRMSGADRGKYLFRIARLIQERSRELAVLETLDNGKPIKESRDVDVPLAAAHFFYHAGWADKLGYAGLGPDPRPVGVVGQVIPWNFPLLMLAWKIAPALACGNTVVLKPAETTPLTALLFAEICQQADLPAGVVNIVTGAGTTGQALVEHPGVDKVAFTGSTAVGRQIARSIAGTRKRATLELGGKAANIVYDDAPIDEAVEGIVTGIFFNQGHVCCAGSRLLVQESVADEVVRRLKRRLQTLRVGDPLDKNTDLGAINSAAQLARIRELSDIGEREGAERWSPECELPERGFWFPPTVFTGVAQAHTIAQQEVFGPVLSVLTFRTPQEAVAKANNTPYGLSAGVWSEKGSRILWTADQLRAGVVWANTFNRFDPTSPFGGYKESGYGREGGRHGLEGYVTTGDQA
- a CDS encoding aldehyde dehydrogenase family protein translates to MSVTPTKTVARQADSRLDVRKTYKLYIGGAFPRSESGRSYAVHSAPAGRRAPHFLAHAAQGSRKDVRDAVVAARGAFAGWAGASAYNRGQVLYRVAEVMEGRADQLAVEVAAAEGLTPARARAVVSAAVDRWVWYAGWTDKLAQVLGGLNPVAGPYFDISAPEPTGVVGVLAPQGSSLLGLVSVVAPAICSGNTVVVATSEERPLPAVTLAECLATSDVPGGVVNLVTGRTAELAPTLASHRDVNAIDLAGAADAAGVTWGDLEAAAADNLKRVLRPAGTGAAALEPDWADDPGLSRVRAFLETKTVWHPKGR
- a CDS encoding AAA family ATPase, which codes for MTVTARVVVLAGPSGAGKSRLAARLLEAHGWPIVRLDDFYRDGDDPALPVVDLGGGARLVDWDDPASWDGEAAVRALQQLVETGEAAVPSYDIATSRRVGGGTVRLPPGALVVAEGIFAAEAIAPLREAGLLHTAWCVRRGRWVTFVLRLVRDLSERRKAPHVLVRRGLALCRAEPAVVARMESLGAVCATPHETQAALLPAASGARA
- a CDS encoding glycerophosphoryl diester phosphodiesterase membrane domain-containing protein codes for the protein MSGFGPPPGPPTDTGPSRPPSYLPPGGLSSRHPGAQRPLLTNAHKPGIIPLRPLSVADLLDGAAKHVRRSPGPILGATLVTVALACAPAVIVAGLVSSGSWYSGAGLGSVASAPEAAGLLLFLGVSYAVLVLCGALAVPVSRAVMGQPTTTRETWTEVRPRLWRLLVLDAMLLVVAVLPGLGAVVALTLVADAPGGVVVASGVLALVATLGWVALVVWRTGLAGPVLVLERRGVRAALRRSWSLSRRGFWRIAGSMTVVSAIAGLVFGVLGLVLGLVTVAVVAVVGYDNTAFDVALLLGTNLTTLVASAVVTPFVGSAVALLYVDARMRREGFDVTLQRAASGAPGLRP
- a CDS encoding DUF4129 domain-containing protein; the encoded protein is MSGLHPRGLGACLAARVSTAGHVAQVRAVGALGSVGVLGSVGVLGLLPLRPTGLDPDPGQARRWVEQELAKDEYRDRRSLLQQLVDWLRRRLTDLQNPQGGGTLSFPPFVIAGLAVLVVAGLVVLATRVRRERRVGSASTAVLGDSTLTAAQLRARVAQALRDGRHDDAVLDTVRAIAREADARTLLTDAPALTAHEIGQQLRAVFPGHADAVTRATNRFDAVAYGHLSATRADADDVVATDEALRRARPVLPDRPRAAGPDPTLPGDRSVPGAPSSPLAPGELVGAGTGSGAAAGRPAPGRPSSDDGPGSVWTTGGGA
- a CDS encoding DUF4350 domain-containing protein, with amino-acid sequence MSALFRTPPGVSAPAAEGVGGGAPSDLSPAAPPAPRASTRRRLLVWSGVALLVVLVGVLMTSRAETAPTTVPLDPRNPTVNGAQALARVLVEQGVRVDVARGQQELESAGIDQDTTVLLTRTDDLARETVEILAGASIDAERVVLVAPEPFVLRYLDPAIGSTTTLHQAGDLPTGCDGGDVRRDEQLAHSEAGYRYRPAAGDAVHVSASGCWTDPEGYSTYLSVPATEEHAPLVLLGSRTAISNDEIDQADAAAVVLRTLGHSARVVWYVPSTSDIPTTDRSRTGQLLPPWLGPALALVAVSVLGLMLWRGRRLGRLVREPLPVVVQAIETTQSRGRLYRKARDSGRAGQVLQEATRRRLAGYLGLPPGAQVGVLVRATAVATGRPEPEVGYLLAGPPPVTDDELVGLAGQLATLEKEVRRT
- a CDS encoding MoxR family ATPase translates to MSDQQPYGQVPQPYDAPAPTSQTAPAGGPEPRGDQAREALLAVRREVGKAVVGQDAAISGIIICLLTRGHILLEGVPGVAKTLLVRTLATALAIDTKRVQFTPDLMPGDITGSLIFDSKTSDFVFREGPVFTNLLLADEINRTPPKTQASLLEAMEERQVSVEGSARLLPSPFMVAATQNPVEYEGTYTLPEAQLDRFMLKVVLQVPGRDDEIEVVQRHARGFDPRDLGAAGIQRVAGPDDLAAGVEAVRRVQVAPEVAAYIVDIARATRQAPSLSLGVSPRGATALLATSRAWAWMNGRSYVTPDDVKALAQATLAHRLSLRAEAELEGVSVASVLTSAIGSVPVPR